From the genome of Anaerolineae bacterium:
GTTATCCAGGTTGCCCGCGTAGGTGAGCTTGTCGTAGGCCACAACGTGGCACCGCGGGTGCTTCCGAAGAACGTAGTGGACGAAGTTGGAGCCGATGAAACCGGCCCCCCCGGTGATTAGGATGTTCCGCACGTATATCCCCCTTGACTGATGCCGGGATTATACTCCAATCTGATTGTGGCCAACACCGCAGACTGACCAACGACTCGCCTCAATCAGCGTAGGCGCCATGTTAACCAAGAGACCGCGTCGCTCGCAAACTGCCGGAGCATCCCGCGAGCAGGAGATCAGCCGACGCCGATGGTGCCGTCCTACCCCGATCAGCGCGAACTGCCATCACATCGGCGTCAACTACGTGCCACCCCTTCTGGCTAGAGGGCCTGAGCCGCCAACCTGACCTCTTCCACGTACCGGGGCCGGGCGGCGGTCGCCAGTGCCTCGAGGTACCGCACCAGTTCCAACTCGCTCAGCCCGGCGCAGGCCGAGAGCACCAGCTTGTCGGCAGCCACCCGTCCCGCTGCCCCCTCCAGATCCATGGCGGTCAACACCACCACCGGGACGGAGACAAGGGCCTCATCGCACATGGCCTGGAGAACGGACAGTCCATCTCGCCCGGGCATGGCTAGGTCCAGTAGCACCGCCACCGGGCGGTGGAGCCGTATCAGGTTCAGGGCCTGGTCCCCATCGTGGGCCGCCAGCACCTGCAGGCCAGGACGAGAGCGAGCCAAGGCGCGCCTAATGAGGCGAGTCATGCCCTCATCGTCGTCGGCAAGGATCACAGTTCCGGTGGGGCCGACGAACTCGAGCGCGTCTAGTACCGCGTTCTGAGAAGCGGGCTTGGTGAGCACTGCCCGCACGTTGGGGAACGCGTCCAACGGACGCCGGTCCCGCACCTGGCAACCCACCACAGGCAGCCCCGGCCAGGCCACCGACCTCAGCAGTCCCTCCGCTGCGGAGTCGGCGTCGGCCCCGGTGAACGCCACCACGGCTCTGGGATGTTGCAGGGCAGTCACCTCGGCTGCCTGCTCCACATCGGCCGCGTTGTGCACCCGGAACTGAGGCAGGGCCCTCTCCAGCAGCCGGGTCATGCGCCCCTCGGGATCCACCGTGACGATGGAGTCCTGCAAGGACTGGGCCACGCCCGCTGGTCGCCAGTCGTCCCGAGAGGAGGGCACGCTCGCCCGAGTGGGCAAGGCGAAGCTGAACCGGCTCCCCTCTCCCGGCTGCGACTGCAGCCAGATCCGCCCACCATGCATCTGCACGAAGGTGCGGCAGATGGCCAGGCCCAGGCCGCTGCCTCCCTTGTGCCGGTACAGCGAGGAGCTGGCCTGGTGGAAGGGCTGGAAGACCCGTTCCTGCTCCTCCTCCGGGATGCCCGGGCCGGTGTCGCTCACCGAGATCACGACCTCCCGCCGGGGCTCGTCGTAGTGGGCCTCCACGCGGACCTCGCCCCGCTCGGTGAACCGGGCAGCGTTAGTGAGCAAGTTGATGAGCACCTGCCGGATGCGGGTGCGGTCCACGGTGCAGCGGGGCAGCTCCGAAGGCAGGTCCACCACCAGTTCCACCGGCTTGCCTCGGAAGAGGCCGGCGACGGTGGCAGTCGCCTGCTGAATGAGGGCGAGCAGGTCGGTGTCCTCCGGCACCATCGCCAGCCGGACCTGCTCGATCCGGGAGAGGTCCAGGACGTCATCCACCAGGTCCACCAGGTGGCGGGTATTGCGGTAGACCTCGCGGATGTCGCCCCGCAGCTCCGGGGGGAGGTCGGCGGAGCCGTAGGATTCGGGGGCGGTGTGCATGACCTCGGTGAAGCCCAGAATGAGGTTGAGGGGGGTGCGCAGCTCGTGGCTGATGGTGGCGGCGAACTGGTTCTTGAGCCGGCGGGCCTCTTCCGCCTCGTCGCGAGCGTCGGCCAGCTCGCGGTTGGTGCGTTCGAGGAGGGCGTAGGCGGTGCGGAGGGAATCGTTGAGGCGGCGGAGCTCCTCGCGGCGGCTGAGGAGTTCGCGCTCGAGGCGGAAGGCTCGCTCCTGGCGCGAGGCGGCCTGGCCCAGGGCAGCGCACACGTAGTCCACCGAGAGCCAGACCACGGCGGCGCTAGCCCAGAGGGCGCCGACGGCCGTGAGTCCCATTCCCGGGAAGAGAGAGACGACACCGGCGCAAAGAAGTCCCGCGCACCGGCCAGCCAAGAGCATGGCACTGGAGACCAGCACAGGACCGAGGAGCTCACGAGCCGGGCTGGGGACGTAGTACAGGGCCCACACTGCGCTCCCCAGGAGCGTCAGAGCGGCCGTCCGGGGCCGGTGTCGGAGGAGTCCCGCTCCAATCGCGCCTAGGAGCGAGAGAGACATGGGCAGAGCGCTGCGAAGGTGCATGGCCGAGCCGTAGATGGGCGCGATGGTCCAGGCGATGAAGAGTAGCACGTAGGAGACTGCGCCCAGGGCCAGTGCCAGCATCATGAGACGATGGCCGTACACCGGGGAGACGTGTTCGTCGCCGAGCTGCGACGGAAGCGGGTCGAGCCAGTGGTACGCCCTAGTCAGCAAGTCGCCCTCCCCAGGCAAGCTCAGAGGCGGTCAGGCGTGGCAGTACGATGGCAGTCCCGAGGCAGTGAGCCCATTGAACTGCGCCAGGCCCCATTATACAGTAACGGCAAGGGGAATTCGTCGCCGCGGAATCTGCTTTCTGGGGATCAGATGAGGAGGGAGAAGACATGGAACTTGTCACTCGCCGTCAGGTTCTGAAGGGGCTGCTGTCCGTCGGTGTAGGCGCTGCGGGCGCGAGCGCCCTGGGAGCGTGTGCTGCCACCCCCGGCGGGGCGCCAGCTGCGACAGTGGCCGCGCCGGCGACCGAGGCTCCGGCCGCGGAGCAGCCGGCTGCTGCTGCTGGGGAGGTGCCTGTCATTGAGTGGTGGTCATCGTGGTCTGGCGATGCCTTCCCAATGATCGAGAAGAACTTCAACGAGAGCCACGACGATGTTCAGGTAAGGTGGGTCAACGTTCCCGGCGGGGAGATCCAATCCAAGCTGTTCGCTGCCATCGCGGCCGGCAATCCGCCCGACACCTCATTCAATATCTGGTACTTCGAGTATTCCGCCCGCGGGCTCTGCCTTCCTCTCGATGACTACATCGCTGCAGACCCCGACGCTGGATACGCCGACGGTGATATTCCCGAGCCCCTATGGAAGAAGTTCGAGTGGAAAGGCAAGCAGTACGGTGTTCCAGCTGCCGATACGTCGACACGGTACGGGCTCGGCGTGAACCTCACCCTGATCAGAGAAGCAGGCCTAGATGAGAACAGCCTGCCAGCCACTTGGGATGAGGTGTTCGAGTGGCACAAGGCCCTGACCACCTACGATGAGGCTGGCAACATCAATGTTCTTGGCATGATCCCGACATCAGGCTCCGACTACTCCGCACACACGATTGACCCGTGGCTGTATCCAGAGATGTGGGGCTTCCACTACTTCAACGCGGAGAAGATGCAGTTCGAGATAGACCGTCCGGAGACGGTGGAGTTTCTCAACACTATTAACAAGTTCTGGGCGGATGTGACTCCTGAGAAAGTGAATGCTCTCAACACGTCGCTCGAGGGTCAGGCCTGGGGCGCTTTCGGCGGTGGACGCAGGGCGCTGCAGATCACGTACCCTTCCGGCCCTGGCAGTATGGTGCGGATCAACCCCGACCATGAGTATGAGTGGACCTGGGTGCCAATGCCATCTCAACGGAAGGGAACCAAGATCTGCACCGTCGGAGGCCACGCTGTCGTGATCTTCAAGGGCGGCAAGAACCCCGATGCCACTTACAGGTTCGCGCAATTTATGACACGACCGGGAGCCTGCGATCCCCTCCTGCAGGTGATTGGATGGGTGGGCCCGCGCCGGTCCTACCAGGATACCCTTGATCTCTCCCAGCGGTTCCCGGAGAGGGCTGCGGAAGATATCTGGTGGTACACCCGCACGGCACTTGAGGAGGCAGACGAAGTCTGGGTTGAGGCGGACCCAATTGGCAGTGTGACAGACGCCAAGTGGAAGCTGATGCGGGAAGCCGTCATCTAC
Proteins encoded in this window:
- a CDS encoding NAD-dependent epimerase/dehydratase family protein, with the translated sequence MRNILITGGAGFIGSNFVHYVLRKHPRCHVVAYDKLTYAGNLDN
- a CDS encoding response regulator, which codes for MLTRAYHWLDPLPSQLGDEHVSPVYGHRLMMLALALGAVSYVLLFIAWTIAPIYGSAMHLRSALPMSLSLLGAIGAGLLRHRPRTAALTLLGSAVWALYYVPSPARELLGPVLVSSAMLLAGRCAGLLCAGVVSLFPGMGLTAVGALWASAAVVWLSVDYVCAALGQAASRQERAFRLERELLSRREELRRLNDSLRTAYALLERTNRELADARDEAEEARRLKNQFAATISHELRTPLNLILGFTEVMHTAPESYGSADLPPELRGDIREVYRNTRHLVDLVDDVLDLSRIEQVRLAMVPEDTDLLALIQQATATVAGLFRGKPVELVVDLPSELPRCTVDRTRIRQVLINLLTNAARFTERGEVRVEAHYDEPRREVVISVSDTGPGIPEEEQERVFQPFHQASSSLYRHKGGSGLGLAICRTFVQMHGGRIWLQSQPGEGSRFSFALPTRASVPSSRDDWRPAGVAQSLQDSIVTVDPEGRMTRLLERALPQFRVHNAADVEQAAEVTALQHPRAVVAFTGADADSAAEGLLRSVAWPGLPVVGCQVRDRRPLDAFPNVRAVLTKPASQNAVLDALEFVGPTGTVILADDDEGMTRLIRRALARSRPGLQVLAAHDGDQALNLIRLHRPVAVLLDLAMPGRDGLSVLQAMCDEALVSVPVVVLTAMDLEGAAGRVAADKLVLSACAGLSELELVRYLEALATAARPRYVEEVRLAAQAL
- a CDS encoding extracellular solute-binding protein, producing MELVTRRQVLKGLLSVGVGAAGASALGACAATPGGAPAATVAAPATEAPAAEQPAAAAGEVPVIEWWSSWSGDAFPMIEKNFNESHDDVQVRWVNVPGGEIQSKLFAAIAAGNPPDTSFNIWYFEYSARGLCLPLDDYIAADPDAGYADGDIPEPLWKKFEWKGKQYGVPAADTSTRYGLGVNLTLIREAGLDENSLPATWDEVFEWHKALTTYDEAGNINVLGMIPTSGSDYSAHTIDPWLYPEMWGFHYFNAEKMQFEIDRPETVEFLNTINKFWADVTPEKVNALNTSLEGQAWGAFGGGRRALQITYPSGPGSMVRINPDHEYEWTWVPMPSQRKGTKICTVGGHAVVIFKGGKNPDATYRFAQFMTRPGACDPLLQVIGWVGPRRSYQDTLDLSQRFPERAAEDIWWYTRTALEEADEVWVEADPIGSVTDAKWKLMREAVIYGDLGPEEAAQRMQKEMDEELAAFLEETA